In one Sphingobium sp. MI1205 genomic region, the following are encoded:
- a CDS encoding conjugal transfer protein TraH produces MANPRRRLTLLALPLLACLSFASPASAQSWAESWFDNVTYTSPGSFEDQTRGYITAGGMSGRIDVHNDYLMSVTLPKVRAGCGGIDMFLGGMSFLDPDYLVQKLESILQAAPAVAFQYLLETLDEKMGNIISKMEAATNFLNSIQVNDCRLANRMVQIARGDDNMSGIIEEMTGYKSVREGFSKSYQQSREKIQANQGNPTEDLRDALENCPAEVTEIFKTGSLLAHAAARVGASDWAGVMRARVGDVYMRWDPADKVPLFTAIPACARQDTESVDDFLTGKVQTRAIAVPPTAADCSTDGSGKGALVLARGRMESIAVKIRTRATLTTEERQFVANVRTLPVYRLLEWGVRQGLVESVIGDTDELVALTLAYQMLNDLTRSIDFAVSNAERGVTAAGAADAGSARICQTRILAKGIEQLSGLRDEVLRQRAQMRQSYMAALNQANLSANYAGVVRQRDRDARDAAGAAANRNR; encoded by the coding sequence TGTGACCTACACCAGCCCCGGCTCCTTCGAGGACCAGACCCGCGGCTATATCACCGCGGGCGGCATGTCGGGCCGGATCGATGTCCATAACGACTATCTCATGTCGGTCACGCTGCCCAAGGTCCGCGCGGGCTGCGGGGGAATCGACATGTTTTTGGGCGGCATGTCGTTCCTCGATCCCGACTATCTCGTCCAGAAGCTCGAAAGCATCCTTCAGGCTGCCCCGGCTGTCGCTTTCCAGTATCTGTTGGAAACCCTCGATGAAAAAATGGGTAACATCATCTCGAAGATGGAGGCGGCGACCAATTTCCTGAACTCGATCCAGGTCAACGATTGCCGGCTCGCCAACCGCATGGTCCAGATCGCCCGGGGCGACGACAATATGTCGGGCATCATCGAGGAGATGACCGGCTACAAGAGCGTCCGCGAGGGCTTCTCCAAGAGCTATCAGCAGAGCCGCGAGAAGATCCAGGCGAACCAGGGCAATCCGACCGAGGATTTGCGCGATGCGCTGGAAAACTGCCCGGCGGAAGTCACGGAAATCTTCAAGACGGGCTCGCTGCTAGCCCATGCCGCCGCGCGTGTCGGCGCGTCCGACTGGGCCGGCGTCATGCGCGCCCGCGTTGGCGACGTCTATATGCGCTGGGACCCGGCGGACAAGGTTCCGCTGTTCACGGCCATCCCCGCCTGCGCACGGCAGGACACCGAGAGTGTCGACGATTTCCTGACCGGCAAGGTTCAGACCCGCGCGATCGCGGTGCCGCCGACCGCCGCCGACTGCTCGACCGACGGCAGCGGTAAGGGCGCGCTGGTGCTCGCACGCGGCCGGATGGAGTCGATCGCGGTCAAGATCCGCACGCGCGCCACTCTGACGACGGAGGAACGCCAGTTCGTCGCCAATGTGCGGACCCTGCCGGTCTATCGCCTGCTCGAATGGGGCGTGCGCCAGGGGCTGGTCGAGAGCGTGATCGGCGATACCGACGAGCTGGTTGCGCTGACGCTCGCCTATCAGATGCTCAACGACCTCACGCGCAGCATAGATTTTGCCGTGTCGAATGCCGAACGCGGCGTGACCGCCGCCGGTGCGGCCGATGCAGGCAGCGCCAGGATCTGCCAGACCCGCATCCTCGCCAAGGGCATCGAGCAATTGAGCGGGCTGCGCGACGAGGTGCTGCGCCAGCGCGCGCAGATGCGCCAGTCCTACATGGCTGCGCTGAACCAGGCGAACCTCTCGGCCAACTATGCCGGGGTCGTGCGCCAGCGCGACCGTGATGCGCGCGACGCCGCCGGCGCCGCCGCCAACCGCAACCGCTGA